A portion of the Saimiri boliviensis isolate mSaiBol1 chromosome 1, mSaiBol1.pri, whole genome shotgun sequence genome contains these proteins:
- the IL37 gene encoding interleukin-37 isoform X3: protein MSTMLGALQRGRWRIAGPKLKNLNPKKFSIHDQDHKVLVLDSGNLIAVPDKSYIRPEIFFILPTSLSSASAEKGSPILLGVSKGEFCLYCNKDKGQSRPSLQLKKKKLMKLADQKESARRPFIFYRTQVGSQNLLESVAHPGWFVCTSCNCNEPVGVTEKHDHKKHIEFSFHPVCKPEMIPSEVSD from the exons ATGTCCACGATGCTTGGGGCACTACagcgtgggaggtggaggatcGCAG GTCCAAAGTTGAAGAACTTAAACCCAAAGAAATTCAGCATTCATGACCAGGATCACAAAGTACTGGTCCTGGACTCTGGGAATCTCATAGCAGTTCCAGATAAAAGCTACATACGCCCAG AAATCTTCTTTATATTACCCACATCCTTGAGCTCAGCTTCTGCAGAGAAAGGAAGTCCTATTCTCCTGGGGGTCTCTAAAGGGGAGTTTTGTCTCTACTGTAACAAGGATAAAGGACAAAGTCGTCCGTCCCTTCAGCTGAAG aagaagaaactgatgaAGCTGGCTGATCAAAAGGAATCAGCACGCCGGCCCTTCATCTTTTACAGGACTCAGGTGGGCTCCCAGAACTTGCTGGAGTCAGTGGCTCACCCTGGATGGTTTGTCTGCACCTCCTGCAATTGTAATGAACCTGTTGGAGTGACAGAAAAACATGACCATAAGAAACACATTGAATTTTCATTTCATCCAGTTTGCAAACCTGAAATGATCCCCAGTGAGGTCAGCGATTAG
- the IL37 gene encoding interleukin-37 isoform X2: MLKMSFVEENSGVKMGSEDLERDEPQCCSEGPKLKNLNPKKFSIHDQDHKVLVLDSGNLIAVPDKSYIRPEIFFILPTSLSSASAEKGSPILLGVSKGEFCLYCNKDKGQSRPSLQLKKKKLMKLADQKESARRPFIFYRTQVGSQNLLESVAHPGWFVCTSCNCNEPVGVTEKHDHKKHIEFSFHPVCKPEMIPSEVSD; encoded by the exons ATGTTGAAAATGTCCTTTGTGGAGGAGAACTCAGGAGTGAAAATGGGCTCTGAAGACTTGGAAAGAGATGAACCCCAGTGCTGCTCAGAAG GTCCAAAGTTGAAGAACTTAAACCCAAAGAAATTCAGCATTCATGACCAGGATCACAAAGTACTGGTCCTGGACTCTGGGAATCTCATAGCAGTTCCAGATAAAAGCTACATACGCCCAG AAATCTTCTTTATATTACCCACATCCTTGAGCTCAGCTTCTGCAGAGAAAGGAAGTCCTATTCTCCTGGGGGTCTCTAAAGGGGAGTTTTGTCTCTACTGTAACAAGGATAAAGGACAAAGTCGTCCGTCCCTTCAGCTGAAG aagaagaaactgatgaAGCTGGCTGATCAAAAGGAATCAGCACGCCGGCCCTTCATCTTTTACAGGACTCAGGTGGGCTCCCAGAACTTGCTGGAGTCAGTGGCTCACCCTGGATGGTTTGTCTGCACCTCCTGCAATTGTAATGAACCTGTTGGAGTGACAGAAAAACATGACCATAAGAAACACATTGAATTTTCATTTCATCCAGTTTGCAAACCTGAAATGATCCCCAGTGAGGTCAGCGATTAG
- the IL37 gene encoding interleukin-37 isoform X1 codes for MLKMSFVEENSGVKMGSEDLERDEPQCCSEDPAGSPLEPDPSLPSTSFVHSSPKLKNLNPKKFSIHDQDHKVLVLDSGNLIAVPDKSYIRPEIFFILPTSLSSASAEKGSPILLGVSKGEFCLYCNKDKGQSRPSLQLKKKKLMKLADQKESARRPFIFYRTQVGSQNLLESVAHPGWFVCTSCNCNEPVGVTEKHDHKKHIEFSFHPVCKPEMIPSEVSD; via the exons ATGTTGAAAATGTCCTTTGTGGAGGAGAACTCAGGAGTGAAAATGGGCTCTGAAGACTTGGAAAGAGATGAACCCCAGTGCTGCTCAGAAG ACCCAGCTGGAAGCCCCCTGGAGCCAGACCCAAGTCTCCCCTCCACGAGTTTTGTTCACTCAA GTCCAAAGTTGAAGAACTTAAACCCAAAGAAATTCAGCATTCATGACCAGGATCACAAAGTACTGGTCCTGGACTCTGGGAATCTCATAGCAGTTCCAGATAAAAGCTACATACGCCCAG AAATCTTCTTTATATTACCCACATCCTTGAGCTCAGCTTCTGCAGAGAAAGGAAGTCCTATTCTCCTGGGGGTCTCTAAAGGGGAGTTTTGTCTCTACTGTAACAAGGATAAAGGACAAAGTCGTCCGTCCCTTCAGCTGAAG aagaagaaactgatgaAGCTGGCTGATCAAAAGGAATCAGCACGCCGGCCCTTCATCTTTTACAGGACTCAGGTGGGCTCCCAGAACTTGCTGGAGTCAGTGGCTCACCCTGGATGGTTTGTCTGCACCTCCTGCAATTGTAATGAACCTGTTGGAGTGACAGAAAAACATGACCATAAGAAACACATTGAATTTTCATTTCATCCAGTTTGCAAACCTGAAATGATCCCCAGTGAGGTCAGCGATTAG